In the Kitasatospora terrestris genome, one interval contains:
- a CDS encoding alkaline phosphatase family protein — MSTGTPGRPRTTRTKKTVLAAALAATVGATLTALDTGSASAAATLPRPDHIVVVMMENHAYKQIIGSSSAPYLNSLAKGGAVLKASYGITHPSQPNYFAVFSGSTQGITGDGCYSVGSMSAPNLASELIAAGRTWGSYNESLPSEGSTTCKSGKYAQKHNPWFAFKNVPTGSGHTFAQFPSDYGKLPTVSFVVPNLCNDMHDCSVGTGDSWIKNNLAGYADWARTHNSLLVVTYDEDDRNSGNQIPTVLYGQPVKAGTAPTAKYNHYDMLRTLEDLAAVGKHAGKAADATDIAGIWN; from the coding sequence ATGTCCACCGGAACCCCCGGACGCCCCCGCACCACCCGGACGAAGAAGACCGTGCTCGCCGCCGCCCTGGCGGCCACCGTCGGCGCCACCCTGACCGCCCTCGACACCGGCTCGGCCTCGGCCGCGGCGACCCTGCCGAGGCCGGACCACATCGTCGTGGTGATGATGGAGAACCACGCGTACAAGCAGATCATCGGCAGCAGCAGCGCGCCGTACCTGAACTCGCTCGCCAAGGGCGGCGCCGTCCTCAAGGCCTCCTACGGCATCACCCACCCCAGCCAGCCGAACTACTTCGCCGTCTTCTCCGGCAGCACCCAGGGCATCACCGGCGACGGCTGCTACAGCGTCGGCTCGATGTCCGCCCCCAACCTGGCCTCCGAGCTGATCGCGGCGGGCCGGACCTGGGGCAGCTACAACGAGTCGCTGCCCAGCGAGGGCTCCACCACCTGCAAGAGCGGCAAGTACGCGCAGAAGCACAACCCCTGGTTCGCGTTCAAGAACGTGCCGACCGGATCCGGGCACACCTTCGCGCAGTTCCCGAGCGACTACGGCAAGCTGCCCACGGTCTCCTTCGTCGTCCCCAACCTCTGCAACGACATGCACGACTGCAGCGTGGGCACCGGCGACAGCTGGATCAAGAACAACCTCGCCGGGTACGCCGACTGGGCCAGGACGCACAACAGCCTCCTCGTCGTCACCTACGACGAGGACGACCGCAACAGCGGCAACCAGATCCCCACCGTGCTGTACGGGCAGCCGGTCAAGGCCGGAACCGCGCCGACCGCCAAGTACAACCACTACGACATGCTCCGCACCCTGGAGGACCTCGCCGCGGTCGGCAAGCACGCCGGAAAGGCCGCCGACGCCACCGACATCGCCGGCATCTGGAACTGA
- a CDS encoding S8 family peptidase, which produces MSVHRMLRCAHRTPLAALAVAVAAVAATAVPAAAARPATGSYVVVLRDGTVPSRSTTAVTAVADRLAHTHGGTVRTVFDTALQGYAAELTPAQAQRLAADPAVAWVERDGIRHSAAVASWGLDRIDQRSLPLDRNYAAPNTASNVTVYLVDSGLRTTHSQFGGRASIGVDLVGDGRNGADCLGHGTHVAGTVGGKDYGVARGVKLVAVRVTPCNDSIPTSSIISAADWITKHAVKPAVVNMSINGGVSSAEDKAIRNSIASGVTWVVSSGNSNADACRNSPGDIAEAVVVNNSTSDDQRRSDSNWGACTDLFAPGTGIVSAWNSGDSDSHTLTGTSMAAPHVAGAAALYLSAHPRATPAQVQDALVRSATAGKIGKAGTDTPNRLLYVGGLGDNPTP; this is translated from the coding sequence GTGTCCGTCCACCGCATGCTCCGCTGTGCCCACAGAACGCCACTCGCCGCCCTGGCCGTCGCCGTCGCGGCGGTCGCGGCGACCGCCGTTCCGGCCGCCGCCGCCCGGCCGGCCACCGGTTCCTACGTGGTGGTGCTCCGGGACGGCACCGTGCCGTCCCGGAGCACCACCGCGGTCACCGCCGTCGCCGACCGGCTGGCGCACACCCACGGCGGCACCGTCCGCACCGTGTTCGACACCGCGCTGCAGGGCTACGCGGCCGAGTTGACGCCCGCTCAGGCGCAGCGGCTGGCCGCCGACCCGGCCGTCGCCTGGGTGGAGCGGGACGGCATCCGGCACTCGGCCGCGGTGGCGAGCTGGGGCCTGGACCGGATCGACCAGCGCAGCCTGCCGCTGGACCGGAACTACGCCGCGCCGAACACCGCCTCCAACGTCACCGTCTACCTGGTCGACAGCGGACTGCGCACCACGCACAGCCAGTTCGGCGGCCGGGCGAGCATCGGCGTGGACCTGGTCGGCGACGGCCGGAACGGCGCCGACTGCCTCGGCCACGGCACCCACGTCGCCGGCACCGTCGGCGGCAAGGACTACGGCGTGGCCAGGGGAGTGAAGCTGGTCGCCGTCCGGGTCACCCCGTGCAACGACTCCATCCCCACCTCCTCGATCATCTCCGCCGCCGACTGGATCACCAAGCACGCCGTCAAGCCGGCCGTGGTCAACATGAGCATCAACGGCGGCGTCAGTTCCGCCGAGGACAAGGCGATCCGGAACTCCATCGCCTCCGGGGTCACCTGGGTGGTGTCCTCGGGCAACAGCAACGCCGACGCGTGCCGGAACTCGCCGGGGGACATCGCCGAGGCCGTCGTGGTCAACAACTCCACCTCCGACGACCAGCGCCGCTCGGACTCCAACTGGGGTGCCTGCACCGATCTGTTCGCCCCCGGCACCGGCATCGTCTCGGCGTGGAACTCCGGCGACAGCGACAGCCACACCCTGACCGGGACCTCGATGGCCGCGCCGCACGTCGCCGGGGCCGCCGCGCTCTACCTCTCCGCCCACCCGCGGGCGACCCCCGCCCAGGTCCAGGACGCCCTGGTCAGGTCCGCCACCGCCGGGAAGATCGGCAAGGCCGGCACCGACACCCCCAACCGGCTGCTCTACGTCGGAGGCCTGGGCGACAACCCCACCCCGTGA
- a CDS encoding helix-turn-helix domain-containing protein produces MADEDLPTHLCRLGLTGREAELYVGLLAAGPGGRPPADLGPDGDPARERHLAHLRRLGLVTVSETDGCRRHVPVEPTVALEFLAHSRVAELREAQQAAVNAYRGYRRSVSPHPTENLVEVVTGDSIVEHIETIEAAAETEVLRFDSPPYHTNGSANPIEIDNLGRGVEYRVVYARSAVQHAAYYAVNIQPSIAAGEQARILPTVPVKLTVFDRRLAIVSMSFVEAEVNDSMLLVHPSSLLSALTGLFETSWRAALPMHLGERVPPALSPIQRRIVELLATGVTDDTIAELLGVSRRTLSRHLEQLNSRAGSVTRFQMALHAARNGWI; encoded by the coding sequence ATGGCCGACGAGGACCTGCCGACGCACCTGTGCCGCCTCGGGCTGACCGGCCGGGAGGCGGAGCTGTACGTGGGGCTGCTGGCCGCCGGGCCCGGCGGCCGGCCCCCCGCGGATCTCGGCCCGGACGGTGATCCCGCACGGGAGCGTCACCTGGCTCACCTGCGCAGACTCGGCCTGGTCACGGTGTCGGAGACCGACGGGTGCCGCCGGCACGTACCGGTGGAGCCCACGGTGGCACTGGAGTTCCTGGCGCACAGCCGGGTCGCCGAGCTCCGCGAGGCACAGCAGGCCGCCGTCAACGCCTATCGTGGCTACCGCCGTTCGGTCAGCCCGCACCCGACCGAGAACCTGGTCGAGGTGGTCACCGGCGACTCCATCGTCGAGCACATCGAGACCATCGAGGCGGCGGCCGAGACCGAGGTGCTGCGCTTCGACTCGCCGCCGTACCACACCAACGGCAGCGCCAACCCGATCGAGATCGACAACCTCGGCAGGGGCGTCGAGTACCGGGTCGTCTACGCCAGATCCGCCGTCCAGCACGCCGCGTACTACGCCGTGAACATCCAGCCCTCGATCGCCGCCGGGGAGCAGGCGAGGATCCTGCCCACCGTCCCGGTGAAGCTCACCGTCTTCGACCGGCGGCTGGCCATCGTGTCGATGTCCTTCGTGGAGGCCGAGGTCAACGACTCGATGCTGCTGGTCCACCCGTCGAGCCTGCTGTCCGCGTTGACCGGGCTGTTCGAGACCTCGTGGCGGGCGGCGCTGCCGATGCACCTGGGGGAGCGGGTGCCGCCGGCGCTCAGCCCGATCCAGCGGCGCATCGTCGAGCTGCTGGCCACCGGGGTCACCGACGACACCATCGCCGAGCTGCTCGGGGTCAGCCGCCGCACCCTCTCGCGCCACCTCGAGCAGCTCAACTCCCGTGCGGGGTCGGTCACCCGCTTCCAGATGGCGCTGCACGCCGCGCGCAACGGCTGGATCTGA